The following coding sequences lie in one Halomonas sp. 'Soap Lake #6' genomic window:
- a CDS encoding YkoF family thiamine/hydroxymethylpyrimidine-binding protein, with amino-acid sequence MYLSVQLSYYPLADDFKPVVKEVVKRLEATGLEVHPNRMSTQVFGEFDAVMAALSDVMKWSFATHGKAVFTANFLEGDRRPR; translated from the coding sequence ATGTATCTTTCCGTACAGCTCAGCTATTACCCATTAGCCGATGATTTTAAGCCAGTGGTTAAAGAGGTGGTAAAACGCTTGGAAGCCACAGGGTTGGAAGTACACCCTAATCGAATGAGCACCCAGGTATTTGGGGAGTTCGATGCGGTGATGGCAGCCTTAAGCGATGTAATGAAGTGGTCGTTTGCGACCCATGGAAAAGCCGTCTTTACGGCTAACTTCCTTGAAGGTGACCGGCGTCCACGTTAA